gggggcagctgtGGAGCGCAGTGGTCAGAGCACAGGGGCTGCGTGACCGGGGAGAGGGCAGGTGGAGGGGCCGCGTCCTTCCCGAGGAGCGGAGAGCGTCAGTGACCACGGTTGGCGCGGCTCTGCCTGCGAGGTGTTGGGCGACTGTCATCAACCTCGAGGGAGGGAGCGGACAGGCTGCAACTTGGAGCTCCTCCGCTCTCTCTGAGCCAGGGTGTAGTTCGTCCTCGGGGTCCCTGTGTGAGAAAGCCACTGCCACCCCCAGACCGCGGCCAAGGAAGGGTCACAGGCAGGGAGTCCGCACGGGAGGGCTGCTGGCTGCACGACCCACGCGCCAGGTCTCGTCGTGCCACAAATGCACAGAGCAGTCAGCTGGCAAGCAGGTGAGCAGTGACCAGCTTGGGGACAGGAAGGACACACGAGCCGGGGCTTCTGCCTCGGGTACTAACTCCCACCTGACGGAGGGCAACGGTGCAAGGGTCACTGACGGAGCCGGGCCTGCCTGCTTCTGGCTCAGCAGCACCTCGTTCCCTTCCTGGGTGAGTCAGGTGCCTCTTGCTCCAGGGGCCCGGCTAGTAAACCAGGGATATTCGGGAAAAGCACGAGGCCCGGCACCGACCACACTAGCCGAGCGGCCCTCTTCCATTAGGCCCAtgagatcccaggaccacagggtgCCCGCCCCGCTCCCGGGGACTGGCCTGCCATCGGAGCTCAGCTGGGCCATCTCCCCACCCGGGACTGAATCTCAGCAGCACCGCTGGCCAGCTGGGCGACCAGGGGCAGATTACttaccctccctgggcctcagtgttgCTCCCTTTGTGCAACGGCCGTGTTGAGACGTGCCTTTGGCGGTTGCTATGCGGGGGTAAGGGGGTCTGTGCCCCCCACTGTGCCTGCGGGTCTCTGCCCTGCGCTGGAGCCACCAGCAGTACAAGGGCAGGGCATACGCCGCTCACCGACGTGCTACGCAGAACGAAGTCCCTGCAGCCGCCGAGGTCAGGCCGAGGGCTGTGTGCACGGGGAGGGGAGATGCGTGTTGCCAGAAGTATCGGCGGGGAGTTAGAGAAGGCTGGGCTCTGGAGAAGCTGGACTGGTGCAGAGAAGGCGTTGGAGGAGGCCCCGGGGGAGAGGGCACGGGCCTGCGGGGAGGGTCTCAGTCCCCAGGCCGCTGTCACAAAACACCAGGCTGGGGGGCTTATAAACAGCAGGCATTTactgctcacagttctggaagctgaagTCCGGGAGCAGGTGCCAGAATGGTCTGGGAGAGCCTTCCTTTTGTCGCATGCCCGCggggtggcaggggctggggtctCTGGAGGCTCTGtgataagggcactaatcccattcctgAGGGTTCCACCCTCAAGACCTAGTCACTACCCAGGGGCCCTGCCTCCTAATACCATCAGCTTAGGgggtaggatttcaacatatggagGGGACCCTGTGCTCCCCGGGGATCAGGGAAGGGGACCTCTCAGGCCAGAGGGGGGCGGTCACAGCTGGCTCCCTGGAGGAGTGTCCCCCCTCGACACACACACCTCAAGCCACCAGCCCTGGGATGTGGCTCAGCCAAGAGGAGAGGAGCACCCAGGGGAGGCCGTGGCAGGCAGAGGTGAGAGATGAGGGAAAGGACACCAGGCCTGGGGGCACAGCGAGGAGGACTGGCCCAGAGCATGAGCCAGAGAGAAGGAGATGAAGTCTTTGGTCCAGAGGGGACCTAAGCTCCTGCTCCAGCCACCAGTCCAGCTGCCCATAAGCAGCAGCTTAGCCTGGTTGGTTCGCCAcctctcctgggcctcagggCCACTGGAGCTAACAGGCCCCCGGGCCCAGTAACCCCCTGGAGAAGGCCCCaaggcccaaggtcacacagggaggCGGGGCCCAGGCGGGGCCCAGGCAGGGCCGGCACTCCTCAGCACATCACCAGCCTTCCTAggtttacaggtgaggaaactgaggcccagggccaCTGAGGGCTGGCCTTTGGGATCCACCACTCAGTGTGTACATCACTGCGACTTCTCT
This region of Canis lupus baileyi chromosome 32, mCanLup2.hap1, whole genome shotgun sequence genomic DNA includes:
- the LOC140622560 gene encoding uncharacterized protein gives rise to the protein MGQTRFKATLLPPSPDLRRTPPALPSVCPTCALVHVWHGALLREVAVMYTLSGLEGGTLRNGISALITEPPETPAPATPRACDKRKALPDHSGTCSRTSASRTVSSKCLLFISPPAWCFVTAAWGLRPSPQARALSPGASSNAFSAPVQLLQSPAFSNSPPILLATRISPPRAHSPRPDLGGCRDFVLRSTSVSGVCPALVLLVAPAQGRDPQAQWGAQTPLPPHSNRQRHVSTRPLHKGSNTEAQGGDPEDELHPGSERAEELQVAACPLPPSRLMTVAQHLAGRAAPTVVTDALRSSGRTRPLHLPSPRSRSPCALTTALHSCPQPQPHPPWPRKGRRENTDREEGLLLRPQTSAQSPP